The Heliorestis convoluta genome includes the window ATTTCTACATATTCCGGCTGATCAGGTGCTTTTTCTGGCGGCACACAGATCAGATACAGATCATTTTGGGGTTCATTCCAAGGATCTTCTAAGTCGCCACCTTCGTGACTTAGGTGCCATAAGTTCCGGTCCATGGAGTAGGGGCGCTTTTTCGTAACGGGAACGGGAATATTGCGCGCTTTGGCATAATCGATAGCATCTTCGCGGGAGCGAATATCCCATTCTCTCCAGGGTGCGATGATTTCTAGCTCTGGCGCCAACGCTTTTACAGTTAATTCAAAACGAACTTGATCGTTGCCTTTGCCAGTGGCCCCGTGGGCAATGGCCACAGCGCCTTCTTGACGAGCAATCTCTACCAATCTTTTGGCAATGAGAGGGCGGGCAAAAGAAGTACCTAGGAGGTATTTTTTCTCATAGACAGCACCGGCTTTTAAGGTTGGCCAGATAAAGTCAGTAATAAATTCTTCTTTCACATCTTCAATATAGATTTTGCTTGCACCACTTTGAATGGCTTTTTCATTCAGTGGCTCTAGCTCTTCCCCTTGTCCTAAATCAGCGGCCATGGCAATAACCTCATAGCCATAGTTTTCTTTTAACCAGGGAATGATGATGGAGGTGTCTAAGCCCCCTGAGTAAGCCAGTACAACTTTCTTTGACACGAAAGCAGGCTCCTTTCCGTTCTTTCGATTACATGGTGGCAGCCATGATGGCTTTTTGAGCGTGTAGGCGGTTCTCAGCTTGATCAAAAACGGCAGACTGAGGGCCTTCCATCACTTCATGGGTAATCTCTTCGCCTCGATGGGCTGGTAAGCAATGCAAAACCATGGCTTCTTTGTGCGCCACTTGTAGTATCGATTCATTAATCTGATACCCTTGAAAAGCTTTTATTCTTTTGGCTGTTTCTTCTTCTTGTCCCATCGATGCCCAGACATCGGTGTAGAGTACGTCAGCTCCACGAGCTGCTTCTACAGGATCATGAAGGAGTGTGATTTTTCCTCCATTTTTCTGAGCGTCTTCTGTGGCTAAGCGAACAATTTCTTGATCAGGACCGTATCCTTCTGGCGTGCAGATGACCACATCCATGCCTGTGATGGCACCACCGAACATGATTTCGTGGGCCATGTTGTTGCCATCGCCAATGTAGGTGAACTTAAGTCCTTCTGTTCGACCTTTGTATTCTACGATCGTGAGCAAATCAGCCAGCACTTGACAAGGATGAAGTAGATCGGTTAACCCATTGATAACAGGTACTTCTGCATACTGGGCCAGATCGACAACGTCCTGGTGTGCAAAAGTGCGAATCATGATTCCATCGACATAACGAGAAAGGACACGAGCCGTATCGCGAATCGGCTCTCCTCGTCCAATCTGAATATCTTGTCCGCTCAGAAATAGTGCATGTCCACCCAACTGATACATGCCCACTTCAAAGGAAACACGAGTTCGTGTCGATGATTTGGTAAAAATCATGCCTAAGGTTTTACCTTCTAGCAAAGAATGGGGCTTTCCTGCTTTTTGCAAGGCTTTAAGTTGTCGGGCAAGAGCTAGCAGCTCTTCGATCTCTTGACGACGATAGTCATGCAAAGACAGGAAGTCACGACCTCGTAGCGTGTCTGTTACGTTGACTAGGTTCTTCTGATTGGATACATTCATGTGGCAGCCTCCTCTCGCTCTTGCTCTTAAGATTTCATA containing:
- a CDS encoding argininosuccinate synthase, whose amino-acid sequence is MSKKVVLAYSGGLDTSIIIPWLKENYGYEVIAMAADLGQGEELEPLNEKAIQSGASKIYIEDVKEEFITDFIWPTLKAGAVYEKKYLLGTSFARPLIAKRLVEIARQEGAVAIAHGATGKGNDQVRFELTVKALAPELEIIAPWREWDIRSREDAIDYAKARNIPVPVTKKRPYSMDRNLWHLSHEGGDLEDPWNEPQNDLYLICVPPEKAPDQPEYVEIDFEKGIPVKVNGQALGPVALLEKLNEIAAAHGVGIIDIAENRLVGMKSRGVYETPGGTILYNAHRELEYLCLDRATMHYKEILALRYAELVYDGVWYHPLREALDAFVDKTQETVTGKVRMKLYKGSCTPAGAKSPYSLYDEELSTFGRDEVYNQKDAEGFINLFGLPLKVRALMEQKAGLR
- the argF gene encoding ornithine carbamoyltransferase, with product MNVSNQKNLVNVTDTLRGRDFLSLHDYRRQEIEELLALARQLKALQKAGKPHSLLEGKTLGMIFTKSSTRTRVSFEVGMYQLGGHALFLSGQDIQIGRGEPIRDTARVLSRYVDGIMIRTFAHQDVVDLAQYAEVPVINGLTDLLHPCQVLADLLTIVEYKGRTEGLKFTYIGDGNNMAHEIMFGGAITGMDVVICTPEGYGPDQEIVRLATEDAQKNGGKITLLHDPVEAARGADVLYTDVWASMGQEEETAKRIKAFQGYQINESILQVAHKEAMVLHCLPAHRGEEITHEVMEGPQSAVFDQAENRLHAQKAIMAATM